GCAGGTCCCCGAACCCGGCGGTGTCGTCCTCCCCGGCCTCGGCCTGTAGCTTGGCGTGCTCCTGGGCCTTGCCGCGGGTCGCCTTGGCGTCGGCGGGCAGCTCGAGCTCGGGGCAGTCCTTCCACAGCCGCTCCAGAGCGTAGAAAACACGCTCCTCGCTGTGCTGGACGTGGACGACGATGTCGACGTAGTCGAGCAGGATCCAGCGGGCGTCGCGGTCGCCCTCGCGGCGTACGGGCTTGGCGCCGAGCTCCTTGTTGAGGCGCTCCTCGATCTCGTCGACGATCGACTTGACCTGGCGGTCATTGGGCGCGGAGGCCAGCAGGAAGGCGTCCGTGATCGACAGCACGTCGCTGACGTCGTACGCGATGATGTCGTGCGCGAGCTTGTCGGCAGCCGCCTGGGCGGCGGTCTGGATGAGCTCGATGGAGCGGTCGGTGGCGGTCACTACGTGGCTTTCCGTCGGCGGACACTTGTCCCCAAGGGTCTCACGGTCCGCCGACGGCACCCCACGTGATGGAGGGATCACCCGCGGGGGCCGCTTCGGTCCGGCCCCCGCGCGTGCTCTCAGTCGGCCGTGCCGGCCGAGGAGGGCTGGTAGTCCTCGCCCAGGACGACCGCGACGTCGGCGTTCGCGGAGACCGTGCCCTTCTTCACCGCGTCGACGTCCAGCCCCAGGGTCTTGGCGACCTCGGTGGCGTTCTCCTTGCCTGCGGCGTCCGCGTAGAGCACCTGGGAGGTGGCCTTCGTGTTGGACGGGGTGCCGGCCTCCAGGAAGGTGAAACCACCGTTCAGGAGCACCACGCGCGCGTCCTCGGTGTTGGCCTTGGTGCCGCTGGCGTTCTGGACGGAGACGCTGACGGCCGCGTCCTTGTCGGGGCTCTTCGCGGCGCCGCCGAGGACGTCCTTGACGACGCTCGCGCTGGCCTCCGCGTTGAGGGTGCCGTCGGTCTGCACGGGCAGCAGCGCGGTCTTGTAGTCGCCACCCTTGGCGAGGTTCGCGAGCTTGGCCAGGAAGGTGCCGAGGTCCTTGTCGGTCAGCGAGGGGTCGAGGATCTGCGCCAGGGTCTGGACGGTGACGGTGGCGCCCTGCGCGTCGGACGACACCTTGCGCAGCACTCCCTGCATGACCTGGCCGAACCGCTCCAGCTGGGCGTTCTGGGCCTCGCCCGTGGCGCGGTAGGTGGCGTAGGCGACGGCCGTCTTGCCGCTGAGGGTCTGGTTCTCGCCCTTGTTGACGAGGGGTGCCCCGCCCTTCTTGGCGGCCGGGTCGGGCACGGTGACGTCGGTGTCGACCTCGATGTTGCCGACGAGGTCGACGAGGTTCTGGAGGTAGGGCGTGTCGAGCCGCCAGGTGCCCTCGATGTCGGTGCCGAGGACGGTGTCCAGCGCGTCGCGCGTGCCGGCCGAGCCGTCGTCGTCGACGGACTTGGCGAGGGTCGTCGTGGTGCCGTCGTCGTCCGTGACGACGAGGGAGTTGGGCAGCAGGACCGTGGCGGCCTGCTTGGTGGTGGTGTTGTCGACGAGCAGCACCGTGGAGGTGCCGCCGCCGGTGGTGTTGTGCAGGTGGACGACGACCACGTCACGCTTCTGCGCCGCGGTGGCGGTCGTGGTGCCGGTGCCGGAGTCCGAGGACGACGGCAGGCCGGGCAGCTTCCCGGCGTACCAGAGGTAGCCCACTCCGCCGACCGCGACCAGCGCCAGGACCACGGCGAGAGCGACGAGGCGGCTGCGGGCGCGGCGCTTGGCCTCCTCACGGCGCTCGGTGCGGTTCTCCGTGAAGTTCAGCCAGTCGATGACGTCCTCGGAGTCACCGTCGGGCTCCTCCACGAACGCGAACTGCTCGGTCTCGTAGTCCCGTTGGGGCCGCCCGGGAGCTCCGGACGCGCCGCGCCCGTCCGCCGCCGCATCGGACCGTCCGTCGACGTCGACGCCGGTATCGGCCTCGGCCCCGGTCTCGACCGGACGGCCCTGCTGCGGGATGTAGGCGGTCTGCTCGGCGGCGCGGGGCTGTTCGACCCGGGGCTGCTGTCCGCTCGTGGCGGTCTGCCCGTAAGGGTCGTACGGGGCCTGCGTCGCGGTGCCGTAGGGGTCGTAGCCGACGGGAGCCTGCCGGCCGGTGTCGTACGGGTCGTACGCGGGTGTGGGCGGCTGCTGACCGGTGTCGTACGGGTCGTACGCGGGT
The sequence above is a segment of the Streptomyces asoensis genome. Coding sequences within it:
- the rsfS gene encoding ribosome silencing factor encodes the protein MTATDRSIELIQTAAQAAADKLAHDIIAYDVSDVLSITDAFLLASAPNDRQVKSIVDEIEERLNKELGAKPVRREGDRDARWILLDYVDIVVHVQHSEERVFYALERLWKDCPELELPADAKATRGKAQEHAKLQAEAGEDDTAGFGDLR
- a CDS encoding LCP family protein; the protein is MNDRYDAGYGDDQYELVGYDEFGQPVYRQVPSQQVPQQPYDPYGQQTQQGQQTHQPQGQQGYGYDPYATGGQQQTPAYDPYDTGQQPPTPAYDPYDTGQQPPTPAYDPYDTGRQAPVGYDPYGTATQAPYDPYGQTATSGQQPRVEQPRAAEQTAYIPQQGRPVETGAEADTGVDVDGRSDAAADGRGASGAPGRPQRDYETEQFAFVEEPDGDSEDVIDWLNFTENRTERREEAKRRARSRLVALAVVLALVAVGGVGYLWYAGKLPGLPSSSDSGTGTTTATAAQKRDVVVVHLHNTTGGGTSTVLLVDNTTTKQAATVLLPNSLVVTDDDGTTTTLAKSVDDDGSAGTRDALDTVLGTDIEGTWRLDTPYLQNLVDLVGNIEVDTDVTVPDPAAKKGGAPLVNKGENQTLSGKTAVAYATYRATGEAQNAQLERFGQVMQGVLRKVSSDAQGATVTVQTLAQILDPSLTDKDLGTFLAKLANLAKGGDYKTALLPVQTDGTLNAEASASVVKDVLGGAAKSPDKDAAVSVSVQNASGTKANTEDARVVLLNGGFTFLEAGTPSNTKATSQVLYADAAGKENATEVAKTLGLDVDAVKKGTVSANADVAVVLGEDYQPSSAGTAD